One window from the genome of Pseudonocardia hierapolitana encodes:
- a CDS encoding branched-chain amino acid ABC transporter permease, translating into MPSAFSRHDVSRLGALVVGAVAVLSFPLWSPNPYILSAGIVVLSYAVLSTSWNFVGGFTGYMSLGHAAWFGLGAYGTGLLIVRAGVPSFLALGLAGVIVAVLAVPIGIAALRVRGASFVIVSIALVLVLLLVFQSWRDFTGGSDGLVVPRPFPDLLRPEHHAVFFYLFAALLAVALLAWWTIDRSRFGLGLKAIREDEDKAQSLGVPTFAYKLVAFVVSATFTALGGGLYALWFGDLDPIFQFSILIGSYMVLMALLGGVRHLFGPMLGALVVGTAIEYFKVFYGETQFHLVATGLLLAVVVLFMPDGVIPAVQGLLARFRPQQSSIREVTAAELREQVKL; encoded by the coding sequence TTGCCCAGCGCTTTTAGTCGTCACGACGTTTCTCGGCTCGGCGCGCTCGTCGTCGGCGCGGTAGCGGTGCTGTCGTTCCCGCTCTGGAGCCCGAACCCGTACATCCTGTCCGCGGGCATCGTCGTGCTGTCCTACGCGGTGCTGTCCACGTCGTGGAACTTCGTCGGTGGGTTCACCGGCTACATGTCCCTCGGCCACGCCGCCTGGTTCGGCCTCGGCGCATACGGCACCGGCCTGCTGATCGTGCGGGCCGGTGTGCCGAGCTTCCTCGCCCTCGGGCTGGCCGGCGTGATCGTCGCGGTGCTGGCGGTGCCGATCGGCATCGCCGCGCTCCGGGTCCGTGGGGCGTCGTTCGTGATCGTCTCGATCGCGCTGGTGCTGGTGCTGCTGCTGGTGTTCCAGAGCTGGCGGGACTTCACCGGCGGATCCGACGGCCTCGTCGTGCCGCGGCCGTTCCCCGACCTGCTGCGCCCCGAGCACCACGCCGTCTTCTTCTACCTCTTCGCCGCGCTGCTGGCCGTGGCCCTGCTCGCCTGGTGGACGATCGACCGGTCGCGCTTCGGGCTGGGGCTCAAGGCGATCCGCGAGGACGAGGACAAGGCCCAGTCGCTCGGCGTGCCGACCTTCGCCTACAAGCTCGTCGCGTTCGTCGTGTCGGCCACGTTCACCGCGCTGGGCGGCGGCCTGTACGCGCTGTGGTTCGGCGACCTCGACCCGATCTTCCAGTTCTCCATCCTGATCGGCTCCTACATGGTGCTGATGGCGCTGCTGGGCGGCGTGCGGCACCTGTTCGGGCCGATGCTGGGCGCGCTGGTCGTCGGTACCGCGATCGAGTACTTCAAGGTGTTCTACGGCGAGACCCAGTTCCACCTGGTCGCCACCGGGCTGCTGCTCGCGGTCGTGGTGCTGTTCATGCCGGACGGCGTCATCCCCGCCGTGCAGGGGCTGCTCGCCCGGTTCCGGCCGCAGCAGAGCTCGATCCGCGAGGTCACGGCCGCGGAGCTGCGGGAGCAGGTGAAGCTGTGA